The window gcccttaaactatttttggttggtcctatgatttattccaaggcttttggtggtgttggatggctttttaacaccttagaagtgagtttacacccatgtttaaggagtttacggcccaagcaccaGCCTTGGCTGTAAGCTCACACAAACCcttcaaaatttatgtttaaggtgttctaggtccatttccaatattctaaaagtcatatctaagtcttatttgtgtcttggaagggttaaatggcttaaaaacccctttaaatatgtgtttatggcctaggcaccttccagggccgtaaactcatatacaaggatTTAATTCATGGTCCAAGGCATTCTAAgctcattccataaagtcataTAACATTATTCAAGGTCCaattgaggtttggaagggttttgttacTCCAAAAACCCccctttatatgagtttacggcctaggactgttctagggctgtaaactcatggtaatggtcctaatccatggtttaaactcgaatttgaaggctcaatatgatgcaaaatgaatataggaaggtaccttaaagatttgagaccttaaactctagatttggacctttaaacttggatttaggagagaggttagagagagagagtagtgagagagagagagaaaaagcttcaaatgatagcttgaacatgtttaaataggtcctaagttCAGGACACGGTGGAATCCTACCCGATAccaacgttaaacggggcttttggtcgcacccggccaatttgccgtaacccgatatggctgattctagaaatgttccgatcattaatatgaggcgttagaatgagttctaagggcaTTTGGAAACTCATTAAgtcataacacaaaatatacaataatgacttaataaaatgccaAAATcgaaaacgaaatcggaaacggcaattggatgatcggaacgagtcgcaAGAAGGGTTAcaattagggatatgaatttcgggttgttacatatcCGCCCTATTGTTGCAACTTGCAACAGTGCTTATAAGAGGGTATGTGCTTATCATGATTTATCTTTTGTGAAATCTAGACATTGTTAGTTTTGGAGAGTGACTTCTCGAATTTGCCAAACTATCTCTTTGTTTCTTAATCATTTGAGTACTATTTAGTGAGATACAATCTGTTCTACATTTTTTAGTTGCAATTCTTGTTTTTATTTAGCTAGATTAAAAGAGTTCATAGCATCAATATATAAGTGAGAGTAAGAGAAAGCTTACCAAATGTCTTAATAAGATTTGaaaatacaatgttgtaataagaaaaattgaaagtataatgctatgataataagaaaaagaaaaaactgAAATAGATGTCTGTACTCTATACTACGTTTACATTAcatgattatttgtatatgtttatGTTGTTAAAAGCGAAGCATCTCGGTCGTTTAAATTATATCTATATTTTTCTTATTTCTTCCTTAAATACGAAACAAAATGCAGAGTATGAAACAACCAACAATATCATGAAACAAAAAACCGAGTATCATTTATTCAAGCAAGACAATTATCAGAAATAACTTATCGCAACACTATTAAACTGACATAAAAGATTAACCACACAATTAACAAAGCAAAACACGTGTTATTTGCTAgcttatctatatatatatatacacatatagatATTGCATCATGAATCATGATGATGGAGGTTGACTACTTGACTTGACTTAATCAAGCTGTATAGAAGTGTCATAAGCAGCCCCAACCTTCCACGCGCTAGGAATCAAATTCTTAAGCTGGACCCACTTTGAACCCGAACTCCCTGTCACTTGGATCCTTACGTTTATAGCTCCCTCTGGTTGTCCCCTTGGTGGGTTAGGCATGTCCCACACTGCTCCATATGCCCTTCTCATACACACCCATTCCTGACAATCCTCCTGAAACCCATAAAAACGATAACTCAATTATAGCAATGCTATAATTGGGAAGAATTTCCAAAGTACAACGCCATAGGTTAAATAAAGTCTTTACCTGCCATATTTCAACGGCTGTGATTTCACTGACACCTGCTTGATATATAGGGATGAGAGAAAGGTAGTCAGGGAATCTACTGTGCTCATGAACTTTGAACATGAGATTATAGCCTGAATACTGGCAAGGAATCCTCTTGTATTCAACATCTACCACCCCATATGAGAATAATGCTTCTGCTAGTCCTGGAAGAGCGAGTTTGTTGTAGGCACGGGTACTCAGGATGAAGTCCGTGTTGTCTCCTTCACCATGGTCTGTCACCACCACTTTCACCCCGTTTTCACTGCAATGCTTCGGAGACTTGCATCGAACCTGAAAAGTGAAAGTATTATGGCTTTTCTTTTCATTCAAACATATCAATAAACCCCTAGCTACTTTTTGTAAAATGAACAAGTTTGAACAAAAAGTGGCAACGAATTTTCGTTTCTGTAATCGGTCGTTAATTCTTGCATACTATATGATGTTTTCTTGGTTTTGAAATTTTGTTTTCAACTAAAACTGTCAAAGGAAAATGGTTCAAAGTTTTAATAAGTTTGATAGTTTTGAAGATTCTTCATCTCCACATATATGGGAAATGCATTTTCCAAAGCCACTATGGTACTCATAGAGAATATACTTTTGGAAGAACACTAATGCTTGTTGATGTCACTTTCATGTCTTTACAGATCATGGTTTGTCTTTTTTAAAAGCCTTTTAGGCATTTTTTTTGTTAGGCTTTTTTGGTTGCATATGACAGGTATGCAAACAGATATGCATTAAACTAGGACCGAAAAGCGTCGATTTTTGTCCTATGCAACAATGATGGGATGGGACAAAGTTTTGGAGATATTTTTCTTTGACGAAGATGAGAAGAGCATTTACGTCTTTTTCTTATGTCTTTTTCAGACACGAGTGATGAAAAGGGTGAGTCCTAGACCCACCTTGTCCAAATTGGAATTCTTTTTTATCTCATTGACATTGGTTACAGTTTCGCGTATACACATCATGTATATGTTAAACACAGTACAAGAATTGTAACTTGTGTATCAAAGGGGGCCTTCACATAGTATGCAGTTGTGCAACAATATGACTAACTAAAAAAATGAGAGTGTTTTTGCCTTACCTGATAGCATGCTCCACAACCAGTGCCATTCTTGA of the Lactuca sativa cultivar Salinas chromosome 6, Lsat_Salinas_v11, whole genome shotgun sequence genome contains:
- the LOC111895937 gene encoding expansin-like B1; translated protein: MGLTLDNCFSLMFVIFILLLPSLCFSQDYYVSSRATYYGSPDCLGTPTGACGYKAYGSTINGGEVSGVSRLFKNGTGCGACYQVRCKSPKHCSENGVKVVVTDHGEGDNTDFILSTRAYNKLALPGLAEALFSYGVVDVEYKRIPCQYSGYNLMFKVHEHSRFPDYLSLIPIYQAGVSEITAVEIWQEDCQEWVCMRRAYGAVWDMPNPPRGQPEGAINVRIQVTGSSGSKWVQLKNLIPSAWKVGAAYDTSIQLD